The following proteins are encoded in a genomic region of Oncorhynchus kisutch isolate 150728-3 linkage group LG18, Okis_V2, whole genome shotgun sequence:
- the mpzl3 gene encoding myelin protein zero-like protein 3 isoform X1 gives MVWRQHRIIRLNIVVLLYLMVCFVLCPVSAMTVSSPAEVHSVRGNAVTLTCTFTSTSRATSRMSVDWSYRPQTGGPPQAFFHFSSLAFPPQEGQFNGRVKWLGSPARGEASIQLLNASLSDNGTYTCSVRNPPDVHGSPTSQTVLTVTPKVPAVRFSDVAVLLAFILLPSAIITLALLGRMCCPPRDKSQTQGYHSPIEVTPEDEPGFMQINRKEKNMTCCDLYFLDSDYEDYYIHKERPLAQGETMAVSQC, from the exons ATGGTTTGGCGTCAACACAGGATTATACGTTTGAACATTGTCGTGTTGCTGTATTTAATGGTTTGTTTTG TGCTGTGCCCTGTGTCAGCCATGACAGTGAGCTCCCCTGCAGAGGTCCATTCTGTGAGGGGCAATGCCGTCACCCTGACTTGCACCTTCACCTCTACCAGCCGAGCCACCAGTCGTATGTCAGTGGACTGGTCCTACAGGCCCCAGACCGGAGGCCCTCCGCAGGCA TTCTTCCACTTCTCCTCCCTGGCGTTCCCTCCGCAGGAAGGCCAGTTTAACGGGCGCGTGAAGTGGCTGGGCAGCCCGGCCCGGGGCGAGGCCTCCATCCAGCTCCTCAACGCCTCCCTTAGCGACAACGGCACCTACACCTGCTCAGTCAGGAACCCCCCTGACGTCCACGGATCCCCCACCTCACAGACCGTCCTCACCGTGACGCCCAAAG tgCCCGCGGTTCGTTTCTCGGACGTGGCGGTGCTTCTAGCCTTCATTCTGCTTCCTTCCGCCATCATCACGCTGGCTCTGCTGGGTCGCATGTGCTGCCCTCCGAGGGACAAGAGCCAGACCCAGGGTTACCACTCCCCTATTGAGGTCACACCCGA AGATGAGCCTGGCTTTATGCAGATCAACCGCAAGGAGAAAAACATGACATGCTGTGACCTATATTTTCTG GATTCCGACTATGAGGATTACTACATCCACAAAGAGAGGCCTCTGGCTCAGGGAGAGACCATGGCtgtgtctcagtgctag
- the mpzl3 gene encoding myelin protein zero-like protein 3 isoform X2: protein MTVSSPAEVHSVRGNAVTLTCTFTSTSRATSRMSVDWSYRPQTGGPPQAFFHFSSLAFPPQEGQFNGRVKWLGSPARGEASIQLLNASLSDNGTYTCSVRNPPDVHGSPTSQTVLTVTPKVPAVRFSDVAVLLAFILLPSAIITLALLGRMCCPPRDKSQTQGYHSPIEVTPEDEPGFMQINRKEKNMTCCDLYFLDSDYEDYYIHKERPLAQGETMAVSQC from the exons ATGACAGTGAGCTCCCCTGCAGAGGTCCATTCTGTGAGGGGCAATGCCGTCACCCTGACTTGCACCTTCACCTCTACCAGCCGAGCCACCAGTCGTATGTCAGTGGACTGGTCCTACAGGCCCCAGACCGGAGGCCCTCCGCAGGCA TTCTTCCACTTCTCCTCCCTGGCGTTCCCTCCGCAGGAAGGCCAGTTTAACGGGCGCGTGAAGTGGCTGGGCAGCCCGGCCCGGGGCGAGGCCTCCATCCAGCTCCTCAACGCCTCCCTTAGCGACAACGGCACCTACACCTGCTCAGTCAGGAACCCCCCTGACGTCCACGGATCCCCCACCTCACAGACCGTCCTCACCGTGACGCCCAAAG tgCCCGCGGTTCGTTTCTCGGACGTGGCGGTGCTTCTAGCCTTCATTCTGCTTCCTTCCGCCATCATCACGCTGGCTCTGCTGGGTCGCATGTGCTGCCCTCCGAGGGACAAGAGCCAGACCCAGGGTTACCACTCCCCTATTGAGGTCACACCCGA AGATGAGCCTGGCTTTATGCAGATCAACCGCAAGGAGAAAAACATGACATGCTGTGACCTATATTTTCTG GATTCCGACTATGAGGATTACTACATCCACAAAGAGAGGCCTCTGGCTCAGGGAGAGACCATGGCtgtgtctcagtgctag